In Cellvibrio polysaccharolyticus, a genomic segment contains:
- a CDS encoding ATP-binding protein has translation MSAFDQLASRLELLLDRVEKLLPAGTPETDWSASAFRWRQPINGVGYLQAVKNPHKVALESLQNVERQKASILRNTAQFVAGRQANNVLLTGARGTGKSTLIKACWNHFADQGLRLIEVDKTDLLHLADIVDLIGERPERFIIFCDDLSFEEGEITYKALKSVLDGSIAAPSDNMLFYATSNRRHLLPQKMRENLDVSYEDGEVRPNDATEEKVSLSERFGLWLSFYPFSQDEYLETARYWVQYLGGEWRDDTEPDALRWYMTRSARSGRVAWQFAKDYVGRQAGSEV, from the coding sequence GTGTCCGCATTTGATCAACTGGCTTCACGTTTGGAATTATTGCTGGATCGTGTAGAAAAATTACTGCCGGCTGGTACGCCGGAAACTGACTGGTCAGCCAGCGCGTTTCGCTGGCGTCAGCCCATCAACGGTGTGGGCTATTTGCAAGCGGTTAAAAACCCTCACAAGGTTGCGCTGGAGTCGCTGCAAAATGTTGAACGCCAAAAAGCTTCTATACTGCGCAACACTGCCCAGTTTGTTGCCGGGCGTCAGGCCAATAATGTGCTGTTGACCGGTGCCCGTGGTACGGGTAAATCTACCTTGATCAAAGCCTGCTGGAATCATTTTGCTGATCAGGGTTTGCGCCTGATTGAGGTAGATAAAACCGACTTGCTGCACCTGGCGGACATTGTGGATTTAATTGGTGAGCGCCCGGAGCGCTTCATTATTTTCTGTGATGACCTCTCCTTTGAAGAGGGCGAAATTACCTATAAAGCGTTGAAGTCTGTGCTGGACGGTTCTATCGCTGCACCTTCAGACAATATGTTGTTTTATGCAACCTCCAACCGTCGCCATTTGCTACCGCAAAAGATGCGGGAAAATTTGGATGTGTCTTACGAAGATGGTGAAGTGCGACCCAACGATGCTACCGAAGAAAAAGTGTCTCTGTCAGAGCGCTTTGGTTTGTGGCTGAGTTTTTACCCCTTCTCGCAAGATGAATATCTCGAAACGGCACGCTACTGGGTTCAGTATCTGGGCGGTGAATGGCGGGATGATACCGAGCCGGATGCCTTGCGCTGGTATATGACACGCAGCGCGCGTAGCGGTCGTGTAGCCTGGCAATTCGCCAAGGATTATGTCGGGCGTCAGGCCGGTTCGGAGGTTTAA